One window from the genome of bacterium encodes:
- a CDS encoding enoyl-CoA hydratase/isomerase family protein, translated as MSYQNLELTKPADQVLQVLLNRPRQFNALNQTTIQELLHALQQFEDSTDEFLILTGAGRAFCFGADFTELENREQLPHLLDHFQRLISQLYDCSKITVACLNGFATGAGLDLALACDFRIAAEKIKLGEAYVSMGLVPDGGGSFYLSRLIGTGRALEMLLTGEAISAERACEIGLLHRVCPANEILASTLKFLGELSAKPKLARQLIKKLVKNPSTNLNEALNQEREAQLLCFQDSDHQRIAEEFLRRSGDKRKR; from the coding sequence TTGAGCTACCAGAACCTGGAACTGACAAAACCTGCAGACCAGGTTTTACAAGTCCTGCTAAACCGGCCAAGGCAATTCAATGCACTCAACCAGACAACGATTCAAGAGTTGCTTCATGCATTACAGCAATTTGAAGACTCGACCGATGAGTTCCTGATCCTCACCGGCGCGGGACGCGCCTTTTGTTTCGGGGCGGATTTTACCGAACTTGAAAATCGGGAGCAATTGCCTCATCTTTTAGATCATTTTCAACGCTTGATTTCACAACTCTATGACTGTTCTAAAATTACGGTTGCCTGTTTAAATGGTTTTGCAACCGGCGCCGGACTCGATCTTGCGTTGGCCTGCGACTTTCGCATCGCAGCGGAAAAAATCAAATTGGGCGAAGCATACGTTTCCATGGGACTTGTTCCTGACGGCGGCGGATCCTTTTATTTGTCCCGGTTAATTGGAACCGGCAGAGCGCTGGAAATGCTGTTGACAGGAGAAGCAATCTCAGCAGAAAGGGCATGTGAAATAGGACTCCTTCATCGTGTGTGTCCTGCAAATGAGATCCTCGCTTCAACACTGAAGTTTCTCGGAGAATTATCTGCCAAACCAAAACTGGCAAGACAACTCATCAAGAAACTTGTGAAGAATCCATCAACGAATCTTAACGAAGCGCTCAATCAAGAAAGAGAAGCGCAGTTATTATGCTTTCAGGACAGCGATCATCAAAGAATCGCTGAAGAATTTTTAAGGAGATCGGGAGATAAAAGAAAAAGATAA